CCATGGCGCCGGAGAGGCCCTTGAGGGCGTCGCCGATCTCGCTCGGCACGATCCAGAGCTTGTTGGCATCGCCCTCGGCGATCTTCGGGAGCATCTGGAGGTACTGGTAGGCGAGGAGCTTCTGGTCGGCGTCGCCGGCGTGGATGGACTCGAACACCGTGCGGATGGCCTGGGCCTCACCCTCGGCGCGCAGCGCGGCGGCCTTGGCGTCACCCTCGGCGCGGAGGATGGAGGACTGCTTCTCGCCTTCGGCGCGCAGGATCTCGGACTGCCGGACACCCTCGGCCTGGAGGATCGCGGCGCGCTTGTCGCGGTCGGCGCGCATCTGCTTCTCCATCGAGTCCTGGATGGAGGTCGGCGGCTCGATGGCCTTGAGCTCGACGCGGTTGACGCGGATGCCCCACTTGCCGGTGGCCTCGTCGAGGACCCCGCGCAGGGCGGCGTTGATCTCCTCGCGGGAGGTGAGGGTCCGCTCCAGGTCCATGCCGCCGATGATGTTGCGGAGGGTGGTGACGGTGAGCTGCTCGATGGCCTGGATGTAACTGGCCACCTCGTACGTCGCGGCCCGGGCGTCGGTCACCTGGTAGTAGATGACCGTGTCGATGTTGACGACCAGGTTGTCCTGGGTGATGACCGGCTGCGGCGGGAAGGGGACGACCTGTTCGCGGAGGTCGATGCGGTTGCGGATCGAGTCGATGAACGGGACGACGATGTTGAGGCCCGCGTTGAGCGTGCGGGTGTAGCGGCCGAACCGCTCGACGATGGCGGCGCTGGCCTGCGGGATCACCTGGATCGTCTTGACCAGTGCGATGAAGACCAGAACCACCAGAATGATCAGGACGATGATGATCGGTTGCATGCGGTTCCCCGTGCCCTTCCGGCTGTCTGTGCTGCCCCGTTGAGCGGAGTCTCGCAGACCCGCGGGCTGCGAGCAGGCTGCTTGTCACATCACGACGGCGGTCGCCCCGTCGATCTCCACGACGTCCACGGACTGGCCCGGTTCGAAACTGGTGTCCGTGTCGAGGGTGCGCGCCGACCAGATCTCGCCGGCGAGCTTGATGCGTCCCCCGCTGCCGTCGACCCGTTCGAGGACGACGGCCGTTCTGCCCCTCAACGCGTCGATTCCGCTGCGGTGTTGGGGGCGCTGGTCGCGGTGCCGGTTGGCGATGGGCCGGACGACGGCGATGAGTGCGACCGACACGATGACGAAGACCAGGACTTGTGCCACCACTCCCCCACCGAGGGCCGCGGTGACGGAGGCCGCCACCGCGCCGACGGCGAACATGCCGAACTCCGGCATCGCCGTCAGGACGAGGGGGATGCCCAGTCCGACCGCGCCGATGAGCCACCACACCCATGCGTCGATGTCCACGTGGTCATGGTAGGTCCGGCGGGCGCGGTCCGGACAGGGTGCGGGGGCCCGTTACTGACCCAGGGGAAGGCCCTGGGCGGTCCAGCGGTCGCTCCCGTTGCGCTCGACGACCAGGGGGAGGCCGAAGCAGAGCGAGAGGTTGCGGGAGGTCAGTTCGAGGTCGATCGGGCCCGCGGTGACGACCTTGCCCTGACGGATCATCAGGACGTGGGTGAAGCCGGGGGCGATCTCCTCGACGTGGTGCGTGACCATGACCATGGAGGGGGCGAGCGGGTCGCGGGCGAGCCGGCCGAGGCGGCGTACGAGGTCCTCACGGCCGCCGAGGTCCAGGCCGGCGGCGGGCTCGTCGAGGAGCAGCAGCTCGGGGTCGGTCATCAGGGCGCGGGCGATCAGCGTGCGCTTGCGCTCGCCCTCGGAGAGCGTGCCGAACTTGCGGTCGAGGTACTCGGTCATGCCGAGGCGGTCGAGGAAGGCGCGGGCGCGCTGCTCGTCGATCTCCTCGTACTCCTCCTGCCAGGTCGCCGTCATGCCGTAGGCGGCGGTGAGGACGGTCTGCAGGACGGTCTGCCGCTTGGGCAGCTTGTCGGCCATCGCGATGCCGGCGACGCCGATGCGGGGGCGCAGCTCGAACACGTCGGTGCCGGGCTTGCCGAGGGTGCCGCCGAGGATGGTGGCGGTGCCCTTGGTGGGGAAGAGGTAGCTGGAGGCGAGGTTCAGCAGCGTGGTCTTGCCGGCGCCGTTGGGGCCGAGGATCACCCAGCGCTCGCCCTCCTTCACCGACCAGGAGACCTGGTCCACCAGAGCCCGGCCCTCGCGGACCACGGATACGTCCACCAGCTCCAGAACATCGCTCATGAGCGTGTTGTCACCCCTTGCAGTCACGGTTCTCTGTGCGCCGGTAGACGCAGCCCCAGGGGAAAACCTACGCCACTCGGAGAGGGGTCCGGGGCCGGGGCCCGGTGCGCAGTCCGATCCGTAAAGTAGGGGGATGCTTTTCGAACCACGTGCAGGGCGGCTGGCCGCCTGGGGGAACGCACTGCTGGCCGGTCTGGTCTCGCCCGACGAGGCCGTGTTGTCGATCGTGGGCGGGGACGCCGTGCACCGGGTGGAGGGGCTGCCGGGCGAGTCGGGCCCGGTGGGGCTCACCCTGGCGCTCGGCCGGATGCGGGCGCTGGGGGCGACGGGGCTGCGGGTGGCGCTGCCGGCGCCGGGGCATCCGCTGGGGCTGAGCGGGCCGCCGGAGTTCAATGCGCGGGCACTGGAGGCCGAGGAGGCCGTGGTGTGTGCGGGGGCCGCGCTGGGGCTCGTACCCGAGGTCGACGAGGTGGGGCCCGAGGGCGATGTGCACGTGTCGGTGACCTGGCACTGCCTGCCGGTACGGGAGGCGCCGCCGGCCGACGTGCCGTCGCTGAGCGAGGCGGAGCGGGAGCTGGCGGAGGCCCTGCGCGAGGCCACGGTGGCGCTGACCCGGCTGGACGTGGCCGGGTCCGGACCGGTGGCGGAAGCGGCGCTGTCGGCGTACCGGGCGCGGGCGGAGGCGGGGCGGGACGCGCTGGCG
Above is a genomic segment from Streptomyces sp. NBC_01233 containing:
- a CDS encoding ABC transporter ATP-binding protein; amino-acid sequence: MSDVLELVDVSVVREGRALVDQVSWSVKEGERWVILGPNGAGKTTLLNLASSYLFPTKGTATILGGTLGKPGTDVFELRPRIGVAGIAMADKLPKRQTVLQTVLTAAYGMTATWQEEYEEIDEQRARAFLDRLGMTEYLDRKFGTLSEGERKRTLIARALMTDPELLLLDEPAAGLDLGGREDLVRRLGRLARDPLAPSMVMVTHHVEEIAPGFTHVLMIRQGKVVTAGPIDLELTSRNLSLCFGLPLVVERNGSDRWTAQGLPLGQ
- a CDS encoding NfeD family protein yields the protein MDIDAWVWWLIGAVGLGIPLVLTAMPEFGMFAVGAVAASVTAALGGGVVAQVLVFVIVSVALIAVVRPIANRHRDQRPQHRSGIDALRGRTAVVLERVDGSGGRIKLAGEIWSARTLDTDTSFEPGQSVDVVEIDGATAVVM
- a CDS encoding SPFH domain-containing protein — translated: MQPIIIVLIILVVLVFIALVKTIQVIPQASAAIVERFGRYTRTLNAGLNIVVPFIDSIRNRIDLREQVVPFPPQPVITQDNLVVNIDTVIYYQVTDARAATYEVASYIQAIEQLTVTTLRNIIGGMDLERTLTSREEINAALRGVLDEATGKWGIRVNRVELKAIEPPTSIQDSMEKQMRADRDKRAAILQAEGVRQSEILRAEGEKQSSILRAEGDAKAAALRAEGEAQAIRTVFESIHAGDADQKLLAYQYLQMLPKIAEGDANKLWIVPSEIGDALKGLSGAMGNFGPMGGGSGFNPQSAGKDGGGIPSARDKDAAERREQPPID